A genomic segment from Legionella quinlivanii encodes:
- a CDS encoding DUF1328 domain-containing protein encodes MLGWALIFLVIAIIAGAFGFGGIASTATSIAKILFFLFLVVFVVLLILNLFGGGTPPPV; translated from the coding sequence ATGTTAGGATGGGCACTTATTTTTCTGGTGATTGCAATTATCGCAGGCGCCTTTGGCTTTGGGGGAATTGCATCCACAGCAACCAGTATCGCTAAAATTCTGTTTTTCCTGTTCCTGGTTGTGTTCGTTGTTTTACTTATTTTGAACTTGTTTGGCGGCGGAACGCCACCACCAGTTTAA
- a CDS encoding HEAT repeat domain-containing protein, with translation MTIFFKQPPALKRAILVQMPAWVLFEHYRRWSCHFRSLAEQALFLKNDAEAVGYQKILMVQWALSLETFISHRGPDHLMVLGTQLEKLIERPELSPIERFCGLKLSAAIRGLSLSETIPKEEQFKTRLALKYNQVSSYYDYQYLIQLTFVTGKQYVAAIMNSLFERLCNSEESSNSRKSAARILNYWFSQLDKPEIEKTGTALAKKLELRDKVRTMVDACIDLHDQLSGGNDDLFTLKMKRETDSATLQVLAPILEGATLRDRMTVLVDRFMDNSRSIEERTQTLGTIEIWGLYMDQESLIALLPKLKEKLAETEVEQFPLAILNCLQTWKVSLNNRPAVALKMVQDLAPLLKHSSLLIRKSTVNCLRTWAALLDKKDLEDLSKTIFKHFSDYELGYECVRYFSRFISLLLPIPAEDKNAPIQPSIGQTIIDEVLRKFKAGQLNSHARNESMVFLRIWIKEKPLLLELAHLIIQQLYLASLIDYQEISRCLIVWLPQLDKAEQSEAISNLVLNLKSPNQYARKIVLDCLGTVLPTPDSNGNNPYNIKMIFDSDSSKMVRLAAANCLASWKCSVDLSHYKTRLQQGDVAVREELLQSLAFLGSNLAVEARHELLDYIIQQLDNNSYSVCLAAINCLSAWASSLDIKLELPRVCNAIAIQLNHTNKQVRMTALNFLNNSLSLTDNRINPTIKLDSVESLFLKQMLELSKSIAAHKVEAHDLVLQEIKEAAAQSILS, from the coding sequence ATGACCATCTTCTTTAAGCAGCCCCCTGCCCTTAAACGGGCTATTCTAGTCCAAATGCCTGCCTGGGTTTTATTTGAACACTATCGTCGTTGGAGTTGTCATTTTAGAAGCCTTGCCGAACAGGCGCTTTTTTTAAAAAACGATGCGGAGGCTGTTGGATACCAGAAAATATTAATGGTTCAATGGGCTCTCTCCCTGGAGACGTTTATCAGCCATCGAGGTCCTGACCATTTGATGGTTCTTGGCACGCAATTAGAGAAATTGATTGAAAGGCCTGAGCTTAGCCCCATTGAACGGTTTTGTGGCTTAAAGTTGAGCGCAGCCATAAGAGGGCTCTCTCTGTCAGAAACTATCCCGAAAGAGGAGCAGTTTAAAACACGATTAGCCCTTAAATATAACCAGGTTTCTAGTTATTACGATTATCAATACCTAATCCAATTAACTTTTGTTACTGGAAAGCAATATGTGGCCGCTATTATGAATAGCCTATTTGAACGGCTCTGTAATAGTGAAGAAAGTTCTAATTCAAGAAAATCCGCAGCCCGCATCCTCAACTACTGGTTCAGCCAATTAGACAAGCCAGAAATTGAAAAGACTGGAACAGCGCTTGCCAAAAAACTCGAACTCCGCGATAAAGTTCGTACGATGGTTGACGCTTGTATTGATTTACATGATCAGCTATCAGGGGGGAACGACGACTTATTTACCTTGAAAATGAAAAGGGAGACTGATTCAGCAACGCTGCAAGTCCTGGCCCCTATTTTGGAAGGCGCGACATTAAGAGACAGGATGACAGTCCTTGTTGACCGCTTTATGGATAATTCCAGATCAATTGAAGAAAGAACACAGACTTTGGGAACCATTGAAATCTGGGGTTTGTATATGGATCAGGAATCGCTTATCGCTTTGCTGCCCAAACTGAAAGAAAAACTTGCCGAAACTGAGGTTGAGCAGTTTCCTTTGGCGATTCTTAACTGCTTGCAGACGTGGAAGGTTTCATTGAATAACAGACCAGCAGTCGCTCTAAAAATGGTTCAGGATCTTGCCCCGCTTCTGAAACATAGCAGTTTATTGATTCGCAAATCAACTGTGAATTGTCTCAGAACATGGGCGGCTCTCCTTGATAAAAAAGATCTTGAAGATTTAAGTAAAACCATATTTAAGCACTTTTCTGATTATGAGCTCGGTTATGAATGCGTACGCTATTTTAGTCGATTTATTTCGCTATTACTCCCAATCCCTGCGGAGGATAAAAATGCTCCAATACAACCATCTATCGGTCAGACAATAATCGATGAAGTACTGAGAAAATTTAAAGCAGGCCAGTTAAATAGTCATGCACGCAACGAGTCAATGGTATTTTTAAGAATATGGATTAAAGAAAAGCCTCTTTTGCTCGAATTGGCTCACTTAATCATACAACAGCTCTATCTGGCTAGCTTGATAGATTATCAGGAAATCTCACGCTGTTTAATTGTCTGGCTCCCACAACTGGATAAAGCAGAGCAAAGTGAAGCAATAAGCAATCTTGTTTTGAACCTGAAATCACCTAATCAATATGCCCGCAAAATAGTATTGGACTGCCTTGGTACAGTCTTGCCGACCCCTGATTCTAATGGCAATAACCCATATAATATAAAAATGATATTTGACAGTGATTCCAGTAAAATGGTTCGCCTTGCCGCAGCCAATTGCCTGGCCTCATGGAAATGTTCCGTTGATCTGAGTCATTACAAAACCCGACTGCAGCAGGGAGATGTCGCCGTCCGTGAAGAATTATTGCAATCTTTAGCCTTCCTGGGCAGTAATTTAGCGGTGGAAGCTCGTCATGAATTACTTGATTACATCATTCAACAGCTTGATAATAATTCTTACTCGGTATGTCTGGCTGCAATCAATTGTCTTAGCGCCTGGGCTAGTTCACTCGATATTAAGCTTGAATTACCCCGGGTTTGCAACGCAATTGCCATTCAACTCAATCATACGAATAAGCAAGTGCGCATGACTGCGCTTAATTTCCTGAACAACTCTTTAAGCCTTACTGATAACCGAATTAATCCGACAATCAAACTTGACTCGGTGGAAAGTTTATTTCTGAAGCAAATGCTTGAATTATCAAAAAGTATTGCCGCACATAAAGTAGAAGCGCATGATTTGGTATTGCAGGAAATTAAAGAGGCTGCAGCACAGAGTATCCTGAGCTAA
- the coq7 gene encoding 2-polyprenyl-3-methyl-6-methoxy-1,4-benzoquinone monooxygenase translates to MREFNLLDQCLAQIDTAIRSLLPPEKRETARVSPAQGLKEPHLSMQERKHVAGLMRVNHAGEVCAQALYQGQALTANLAHVREKMTQAASEEVDHLAWCEQRLRELGSEPSILNPVWYAGSLMLGAVAGLAGDKVSLGFLAETENQVSTHLKNHLKNLPAQDRKSRAIIEEMEQDETNHAHEAIEAGAMELPLPIKKMMSVVSKIMTKTAYYI, encoded by the coding sequence ATGCGGGAATTTAACTTGCTTGATCAATGTCTTGCTCAAATTGATACGGCAATTCGCAGCCTTTTGCCGCCGGAAAAACGGGAAACGGCGAGAGTCTCGCCGGCTCAGGGGCTTAAGGAGCCGCATTTAAGCATGCAGGAAAGGAAGCATGTTGCCGGGCTGATGCGCGTGAATCATGCCGGAGAAGTATGTGCGCAGGCCTTATATCAGGGGCAGGCGCTCACCGCTAACCTGGCTCATGTCAGGGAAAAAATGACTCAGGCTGCCAGTGAAGAGGTAGATCACCTCGCCTGGTGTGAGCAGCGTCTGAGGGAACTCGGCAGTGAACCCAGTATTTTAAACCCCGTCTGGTATGCAGGCTCTCTCATGCTGGGAGCTGTGGCCGGTCTGGCTGGCGATAAAGTGAGCCTGGGATTTTTGGCCGAAACAGAAAATCAGGTTTCCACACATCTTAAAAATCATTTAAAAAATCTTCCGGCTCAGGACCGCAAATCACGTGCAATTATTGAGGAAATGGAACAGGATGAAACTAATCATGCCCATGAGGCGATTGAAGCGGGAGCAATGGAGCTGCCCTTGCCGATAAAAAAGATGATGTCTGTAGTCTCTAAAATAATGACTAAAACCGCTTATTACATCTAA
- a CDS encoding hemolysin family protein: MTILLIAAAFLLVLLNAFFVAAEFGMVRLRTTRAAIIAEEYPWRGRILARVHSQLDAYLSACQLGITLASLGLGWIGEPAFSELISPLLHQMGIQSQGLVEFISFVFAFSLLSFLHIVVGELMPKSLAIRQSEQISLWTAAPLYYFYWLMFPIIWMLNYSSNFFLKLLGLDVIHPGEQSHSSEEIKLILQSSQQHGELSPQESNILAQTLELADLRADDVMQSSNDMIKLPNPVEKDGLIEILNRYRYSRYPVFDQKTKKIIGLLHVKDIQPLLHRTEKGGLLNLQELVRPIPKVSYRMPALVLLRRFQEGMPHFALIVSRQGGIIGFITLDNLLHLVLGVIKDEFHKTQDAWVEHKDGSLTVKGDCPLYTIERALHRELSLSEEQEEEAATIAGLILHQLGSVPAEGESIEFNDFIARIEQMQGARIAKVRIKPLVREND, encoded by the coding sequence ATGACTATTTTATTAATTGCCGCAGCTTTTCTCCTGGTTCTGCTCAATGCGTTTTTTGTGGCGGCAGAATTTGGCATGGTCCGTTTGCGCACGACTCGTGCGGCAATTATCGCGGAGGAATATCCCTGGCGCGGCCGCATCCTCGCCAGAGTGCATAGTCAGCTTGACGCCTATCTTTCTGCCTGCCAGTTAGGTATTACCTTGGCTTCTCTTGGTCTTGGATGGATTGGAGAACCAGCCTTTTCCGAGTTGATTTCCCCGCTGCTGCATCAAATGGGTATTCAAAGTCAGGGGCTCGTTGAATTCATCAGCTTCGTCTTTGCCTTTTCGCTGCTCTCTTTTTTACACATTGTTGTCGGAGAGCTGATGCCCAAATCCCTGGCGATTCGGCAAAGCGAGCAAATCTCACTATGGACTGCTGCTCCTCTCTATTATTTTTACTGGTTGATGTTTCCTATTATCTGGATGCTCAATTATTCATCCAATTTTTTTCTGAAGTTGCTAGGGCTTGACGTGATTCATCCCGGGGAACAATCCCATTCGAGCGAGGAAATCAAGTTAATCCTGCAATCCAGTCAGCAGCATGGCGAGTTGAGTCCTCAGGAAAGCAATATTCTGGCGCAAACCTTAGAGCTTGCTGATCTTCGTGCGGATGATGTTATGCAGTCCTCCAATGACATGATTAAATTGCCCAATCCTGTTGAAAAGGATGGTCTGATAGAAATTTTGAACCGTTATCGCTACAGCCGCTATCCCGTTTTTGATCAGAAAACAAAGAAAATCATTGGCCTTTTGCATGTGAAAGACATACAACCTTTGCTGCATAGGACAGAAAAGGGTGGTCTTTTGAATCTTCAGGAATTGGTAAGGCCCATTCCTAAAGTGTCTTATCGCATGCCGGCACTGGTTTTGCTGAGACGATTCCAGGAAGGAATGCCGCATTTTGCTCTGATTGTCAGTCGTCAGGGAGGTATAATTGGCTTTATCACCCTGGATAATCTCCTGCATTTGGTTCTGGGCGTAATTAAAGACGAGTTTCATAAAACGCAGGATGCCTGGGTTGAACATAAAGACGGATCGCTCACAGTAAAAGGCGATTGCCCGCTTTATACTATTGAGCGTGCCTTGCACAGGGAGCTTAGTTTATCTGAAGAGCAGGAAGAAGAGGCGGCAACCATTGCCGGTTTAATTTTGCATCAGTTAGGATCGGTGCCGGCAGAAGGTGAAAGCATTGAGTTTAATGATTTTATCGCCAGGATTGAACAGATGCAGGGTGCGAGGATTGCCAAAGTGCGAATTAAACCTCTTGTCAGAGAAAATGATTAA
- a CDS encoding inorganic phosphate transporter → MDSAWFIILVIMIAFVFDFINGFHDAANSIATIVTTGVLTPRQAVLWAAFFNFIAFLVFNLMVAKTIGSGLIDTSIVSAPLIFAALIGAISWNLLTWYYGLPSSSSHALVGGLAGAAVVKAGFTALVPMGFLKVIAGIFISPVLGMLLGFLFTGVYKMAAGNSHPRQIRRTFKLLQLASSAFLSLTHGGNDAQKTMGIIAVLLFSASWLGDQFYIPFWVVISCHLVISLGTLAGGWRIVHTMGNKITQLNTLKGSAAETGAAITIFVATEYGVPVSTTHTVTGAIAGVGMVEAQGAAGTRWSIIRRIFLAWLLTIPAAGVVAGAVMYIMHCFY, encoded by the coding sequence ATGGATTCTGCCTGGTTCATCATTCTGGTTATCATGATTGCCTTTGTTTTTGATTTTATTAATGGTTTTCATGATGCCGCCAATTCAATCGCCACCATTGTGACCACTGGTGTATTAACCCCTCGCCAAGCCGTGTTATGGGCCGCTTTTTTCAATTTTATCGCTTTTCTGGTTTTTAATTTAATGGTTGCCAAAACCATTGGCAGCGGCTTAATTGACACTTCCATTGTCAGCGCGCCATTAATTTTCGCTGCCTTAATCGGTGCTATCTCATGGAATTTGCTGACCTGGTATTATGGTTTACCTTCCAGTTCCTCTCATGCTCTGGTCGGAGGATTAGCGGGAGCAGCGGTTGTCAAAGCCGGATTTACAGCGCTTGTCCCAATGGGCTTTCTTAAAGTGATTGCCGGTATTTTCATTTCTCCCGTTCTTGGAATGCTGCTGGGTTTTCTATTTACAGGTGTTTATAAAATGGCCGCTGGCAATTCTCATCCCAGACAGATACGGCGGACTTTTAAACTGTTGCAGCTAGCCTCTTCGGCATTTCTCAGTCTGACTCATGGCGGCAATGACGCGCAAAAAACCATGGGCATTATTGCAGTCCTGCTTTTCTCAGCGTCCTGGTTGGGTGATCAGTTTTATATCCCATTCTGGGTAGTTATCTCCTGTCATTTGGTGATAAGCCTGGGAACTCTCGCCGGTGGGTGGCGGATTGTGCATACAATGGGGAATAAAATAACCCAATTGAATACGCTCAAAGGCAGCGCCGCGGAAACAGGAGCTGCCATTACCATTTTTGTAGCGACAGAATATGGAGTTCCGGTGTCAACCACGCATACAGTTACAGGTGCGATTGCGGGAGTTGGAATGGTTGAGGCCCAGGGAGCGGCAGGAACACGCTGGTCAATCATACGTCGAATCTTTCTTGCCTGGCTGCTGACCATTCCGGCAGCTGGAGTCGTGGCGGGAGCAGTGATGTATATAATGCACTGTTTTTATTGA